From a region of the Phaseolus vulgaris cultivar G19833 chromosome 6, P. vulgaris v2.0, whole genome shotgun sequence genome:
- the LOC137831694 gene encoding sucrose nonfermenting 4-like protein has protein sequence MFAPVPDGTCEGSGVSGSILIPQRFVWPYGGRRVFLSGSFTRWSDHIAMSPMEGCPAVFQVVCNLLPGLHQYKFNVDGEWRHDEQQPSVSGSCGVVNTIHLMREPDILPSILSNETPGRSQMEIDNMEANSRMPMPDLEVSRQRISVFLSAHTAYDLLPESGKIIALDINLPVKQAFHVLYEQGVSMAPLWDFCRSRFVGVLSAMDFILILKELGNHGSNLTQEQLETHTIAAWKEGKLQLRRTLDSNGGSHPWRFVHAGPHECLKDVALKILQNKVSTIPIIHSASEDGSFPQLLHLASLSGILKGICRHFKHSLSSLPILQLQVGSIHLGAWMPKVGESNGRPLAMLRPSASLGAALSMFIQAEVSSIPIVDDNDSLLDIYSRSDITALAKDKAYARTSLDEISIHQALLLGQDASSPYGLFNGHRCHMCLRSDSLHKVMERLSNPGVRRLVVVEAGSKRVEGIISLSDVFRFLLG, from the exons ATGTTTGCTCCGGTTCCGGATGGGACATGTGAGGGAAGTGGAGTTTCAGGATCCATTTTGATTCCTCAACGCTTTGTGTGGCCTTATGGGGGAAGAAGGGTGTTTTTGAGTGGCTCTTTCACGAG ATGGTCAGATCATATAGCTATGTCTCCGATGGAGGGGTGCCCTGCTGTGTTTCAAGTTGTTTGCAACTTATTGCCGGGGCTTCATCAG TACAAATTTAATGTAGATGGTGAGTGGCGGCACGATGAGCAGCAGCCATCTGTAAGTGGAAGCTGTGGAGTAGTGAATACTATTCATTTAATGAGAGAACCAGATATCTTACCTTCCATCTTAAGTAACGAAACACCTGGTAGATCTCAAATGGAGATTGACAATATG GAAGCTAATTCCAGGATGCCTATGCCTGATCTGGAGGTCTCTCGCCAGCGAATATCTGTATTCCTGTCTGCACATACTGCCTATGATTTGCTTCCTGAGTCAGGGAAg ATCATTGCCTTGGATATAAATTTACCTGTTAAGCAAGCATTCCATGTTCTTTATGAACAG GGTGTATCTATGGCTCCTCTATGGGATTTTTGCAGGAGCCGGTTTGTTGGAGTTCTTAGTGCAATGGACTTCATTCTAATACTGAAAGAG CTGGGAAATCATGGTTCAAATTTGACCCAAGAACAACTTGAGACTCATACTATAGCAGCCTGGAAAGAGGGAAAATTACAACTACGCAGAACACTTGATAGTAATGGGGGATCACATCCCTGGCGATTTGTTCAT GCCGGACCCCATGAATGTCTAAAAGATGTGGCTTTGAAGATTTTGCAAAACAAGGTGTCAACCATTCCTATCATCCATTCTGCTTCAGAGGATGGTTCATTTCCTCAACTGCTACATCTTGCGTCTCTATCAGGAATACTGAAAG GTATATGCAGACATTTTAAGCACTCCTTGAGTTCCTTGCCCATCCTTCAACTTCAAGTAGGTTCAATACATTTGGGTGCATGGATGCCTAAAGTTGGGGAATCAAATGGACGGCCACTAGCAATGCTGAGACCAAGTGCTTCTCTTGGTGCTGCTCTGTCAATGTTTATTCAAG CTGAAGTTAGCTCAATACCTATTGTGGATGACAATGATTCTTTGCTTGACATTTATTCAAGAAG TGATATTACTGCATTGGCTAAAGATAAAGCATATGCTCGGACATCTCTCGATGAAATTAGTATTCACCAG GCATTGCTTTTGGGGCAAGATGCAAGTTCTCCTTATGGGCTTTTCAACGGTCACAGATGTCACATGTGTTTGAGATCTGATTCGTTGCACAAAGTGATGGAGCGGCTGTCTAATCCTG GGGTTAGGAGACTTGTGGTTGTGGAGGCTGGCAGCAAGCGCGTGGAAGGAATTATTTCTTTAAGTGATGTGTTCAGATTCTTGTTAGGTTAG